One Candidatus Nitronauta litoralis genomic window, AAAGTCCATAGCCCGCATACTGCCTGAGGTATCGATCGCCAGGATAATATCCACCCCGGCAGAAAGAATTTCGGTACTTTTTCGTCCTTCCTGTGGACGAGCCAGGGCCGCAACCAGTAGAACAATTGCCAAGCAGCGCAATAAGATCGGAATTGCTCCAAGGAAGGCAGTTCTGGGGGATGGAAATTTCCTGAGAATTGAAAGATCGGAAAACTGGAGTCGAGCCCGTCGATTCTTTGAACTATAAAAAAGAACAAGCGGAATCAACAAAAGCAGACTGAACAACCAGGGATCCTGAAACTGAAAATAGGTCATGAGGTATTGGTTACCGTTTCCAATTCGGTGGATGTCTCTGGTTTGGAGGTTTTGGTGATTTTCTGTATCAGGCTTCGGGCTGATTTCATCAAGCGGACAGCCGTGTCAGAATCAACCTCAAATTTCGCAAATTTAACCAGATCAGTACTTGTCAGAATCCGCAGGATTCCATCAAGTTCTGCTTTCGATAAATCGTTGTGATGGTTTAACACCCGGCCGATTTCTTCGGTTGTCCAGTCCAGGGCTGGAATGTTGAAACGGAATCCCAGGTACCGGCGAAAAATTTCAGAAAATTCAAAATATAGTTCGCGATTCTGATTTTTCAGGTGATAACCCTTTGCATACAACCTTTCCAATTCTTTAAGGGCTAATTCATGAGGAGGCAGGGCAGGGGCCCTCGGAATCTGGGGTTTTACTAAATTTCGTTTAACCCACCAATTTGCAGCGAATCCGATCAGGCTGGCCAATAAAACAAAAGCTAACGCAGGTAACAGGTATTTTTTCCAAGGCCAGGCCGCGCCAACAATAGGCTTGATCGACTTGATATCCCTTGGCTCTCCATCCAGATAAAGTACGGAACGGATAGTAGCTTGAACATCGGGTCCTGACACCTCTCCGCTATCAAATTCCCCCACGATATCCGGTTGCAGGCCTTTATATTTTACTTTTGGCCCTGGAAAGATATGGACCCCAACGTGGTCGCCTCTCAATTTGTACCAAAATTGATGCTCCGTTTTTCCCGCCTTTAAATTTTTTTGGGAAGTTCCCTGATCGACCAGTTCAAAGCCAGTAAAGTCACCATTGGGAACTGGAGGGGACGTTTGAACAGATTTATCATGGGTAATGGTTACCGTATAAATTGCCAGGTCACCAACGGTTATCTCTGCCGGAGAAATTTCCGCATCAATCTTCACCCCGGAAGAAGCGGGCTTGTCTTCTGCCCACGCAGAAAATGCTGTAAGCACCATCAACAATCCCAAACAAATGGATAGCGAACAATATCGTTTTAAAAACTTTTGCAGACAGATCATTTGGGAGGTGATTGATTTAAGCGGGTCAGACAATGGTCAATATGTGAGGTCAGTTCTGCAGCCCAGGGTGCTTTGGGAAATGCCACCTGGGATTGAAAAAAATAAACCAATCCTTCGGCGCAATTGTCCAGTTTCAAATAGAGCTTTCCGGTGTCGAAAGAAACCTTAGCCCGGGTTTCTCTACCAATTCCGGGCAATACCAGAAATTTCTCATATTGCTCCAGAGCCTGTTCTTCAAGCCCCGCCTGATGAAGGCGTTCCGCTACTGTCAAAACCTCATGGTTTTCCGGACGGGTTTCCTTCCCTGGACTCAAGAGCTTTTTAATCAGAAGGGTCCCAAAAACTCCAAAAATCAGTACCGTTATGGCTGTAAACCCAATAATGCCTTTTTTAAGTGTGGGACTTATTCCATCTACAGGTTCCCCGGTGCTCGAATTATTTTCCTCATTTTTCAATGGAGGTAAAACCGGATCCGTTTTCTTGTGTCCTGATGCGGTTTCCTTTTCTTTTGAAATTCCTTTTTCGTTTTCCATCAATGTTTTTTCTCGCGCATTTTGAAATATTGGATTATGGGATTGATCAGGGAACCGTCCGTTCGGATATGAATAGTGTCTACCCCGATAGATCTAAAACTCCTCTTCCTGTTTTTCCTTTCTAACTCCATTTTTTTTTCGTACTTCATGATGAGGGCCTTGTCCCGTGTATTGACTAGAATCATTTCCCCGGTTTCAGCATCTTCAAGGTGAACCAGGCCTATCGGAGGAAGTGTCATTTCCCGCGGATCCGTAATTTCGATGGCGACCAGATCATGCCTTTGCTGGGCGAGCCTGAGAGCCGTCTCGTAACCGCTGGCTTGAAAGTCCGATATTAAAAATGCCACACATTTCTTTTTTTGCACACGAAGCAAATATTCGAGGGGGAGGGTAATATCGGTTCTACGTCCTTCTGGTTTGAAATTTAAAATCGTCCGGATGAGACGCCATATGTGAGAACGTCCCTTTTGAGGTGTGACAAAATGTTCAATCTGATCTGAAAATATGATCAATCCAACCTTGTCATTATTTTTGATTGCTGCATAAGCCATAATGGAAGCCACTTCAGCAGCCACCTCGTTTTTCAGTTTCTGCCGGGAACCGAATTGCCCTGAACAACTCACATCCACCAGGAGCATCATGGTCATCTCTCGCTCTTCGCGAAACTCTTTTACATAGGGATGCCCCATACGCGCAGTAACATTCCACTCAATCAGGCGAATATCGTCTCCGGGTTCATACTCTCTTACCTCCCTAAACTCCATACCTTTACCTTTAAACGCTGAAACATATTCCCCTGCCATCATATGGTTCACCAGATGATTGGTCTTGACCTGGATCTCCTTGA contains:
- a CDS encoding DUF58 domain-containing protein, which encodes MWQSLKSIFTSLWAPIPKVRDTGEERQLTPEMIKTIKEIQVKTNHLVNHMMAGEYVSAFKGKGMEFREVREYEPGDDIRLIEWNVTARMGHPYVKEFREEREMTMMLLVDVSCSGQFGSRQKLKNEVAAEVASIMAYAAIKNNDKVGLIIFSDQIEHFVTPQKGRSHIWRLIRTILNFKPEGRRTDITLPLEYLLRVQKKKCVAFLISDFQASGYETALRLAQQRHDLVAIEITDPREMTLPPIGLVHLEDAETGEMILVNTRDKALIMKYEKKMELERKNRKRSFRSIGVDTIHIRTDGSLINPIIQYFKMREKKH